A single region of the Lactobacillus isalae genome encodes:
- a CDS encoding WecB/TagA/CpsF family glycosyltransferase, with the protein MNKVSILGIEFDNYSLDEFKDRLINRLNNKLSTMVVTANPEIVMAANKNPKFMELIKRDADLVTADGIGIVLGGKMLKTPVKERVTGYDLFTWLLQVGNLRNLRVYLIGATPAVMKTTKEKVAKEYPGIELVGAEDGYFKDDLQTVATRIESAKPDMVFVAIGFPRQEELISLLRQADVPAIMMGVGGSFDVFSGAVKRAPEVFQKTHLEWFYRLITNPTRFKRMLALPEFVVEVEKSKKQNK; encoded by the coding sequence ATGAATAAAGTTAGTATTTTAGGAATAGAATTTGATAATTATTCTTTAGATGAATTTAAAGATAGATTAATTAACAGGTTGAACAACAAGTTATCGACGATGGTTGTGACTGCAAATCCAGAAATCGTGATGGCCGCCAACAAAAATCCTAAATTTATGGAACTAATAAAAAGGGATGCAGATTTAGTTACGGCTGATGGAATTGGAATCGTTCTAGGTGGAAAGATGCTGAAGACACCAGTAAAAGAGCGAGTAACCGGTTATGATCTCTTTACTTGGCTGCTTCAAGTGGGCAACTTGAGAAATTTACGTGTATATCTAATTGGTGCAACGCCTGCTGTAATGAAAACTACTAAAGAAAAAGTTGCAAAAGAATATCCTGGAATAGAATTAGTAGGTGCCGAAGATGGATATTTTAAGGATGATCTTCAAACTGTTGCTACTAGAATCGAAAGTGCAAAGCCTGATATGGTTTTTGTAGCGATTGGTTTTCCTAGACAGGAAGAATTGATTTCTTTATTGCGTCAAGCAGACGTGCCAGCAATCATGATGGGAGTTGGAGGAAGCTTTGATGTCTTTTCCGGTGCAGTTAAGCGTGCTCCAGAAGTATTCCAAAAGACTCATCTTGAATGGTTTTATCGCTTGATTACTAATCCAACTCGTTTTAAACGGATGCTAGCATTGCCAGAATTTGTAGTTGAAGTAGAAAAATCTAAGAAACAAAATAAATAG
- the tagD gene encoding glycerol-3-phosphate cytidylyltransferase: protein MKKIITYGTFDLLHYGHIRLLKRARALGDYLIVGLSTDEFNEFSKHKQAYNSYAERKYILEAIRYVDQVIPEENWDQKISDVQKYDIDTFVMGNDWEGKFDFLKPYCKVEYLERTPGISTTQIKEDLK, encoded by the coding sequence ATGAAGAAAATTATTACCTACGGAACCTTTGATCTGCTACATTACGGGCATATTCGCTTGCTCAAAAGAGCGCGTGCTTTAGGCGACTATTTAATCGTAGGGTTATCAACAGACGAATTTAACGAATTTAGCAAGCACAAGCAAGCCTATAACAGCTACGCAGAAAGAAAATATATTCTTGAAGCAATCAGATATGTTGACCAAGTTATTCCAGAAGAAAATTGGGATCAAAAAATTAGCGATGTACAAAAATATGATATTGATACCTTTGTAATGGGTAATGACTGGGAAGGAAAATTTGACTTTCTCAAGCCTTATTGTAAAGTTGAATATCTTGAAAGAACTCCTGGAATTTCTACAACTCAAATCAAAGAAGACTTAAAATAA
- a CDS encoding glycosyltransferase family 2 protein, with the protein MENYHKSSLLAILIGILPLIFELSSNIWQGDNGFFIVSAAYGLILLLLVLSINIEDLDQWFAEKALSYLSVFLTLTAILNKASILPLTEIGALYRLAIIAYMGNLYFLDRHFNTKNLVLLLLNLNVLAQLPVRAATVIILTISVLTFIFYLIRVAVTFSEQLRPFLLCVYLIVLLISLVWYTPELPDFVLKNLSWSIEVISILLGIVGAIIDLRLRRHLSINSHLVLGILIFLIINEGSVTITESNVINTSYLVLVFILTLCIVNVFGNIELDRNKRKISVIIPAHNSANTIVEALESIKNQTYRDWEIILINDGSNDETETIVKRYLENTPLLVKYHKQDQHNYLNAIKYGMKFAQGSIIFVLDADKILFNQNVFYRAASTLYGEKCDGMFVGIRAMYQRLKDGKLHLVRPYYRNRLSLVKTALGFGQNIYTNYAFWRREVFETSVRENYLVNGMPSWYNAQTNLGLRVVNGNFVGLKYRVTKKKKIVDKMPSEDPIKILSTELRTLHHIASKIKIPAYRIQAAVYYAFNKLHIASLCPIIFKQGRTSLKEITPLLVEMRFNDIKYPYLQTIVDFSNNYNSKKKAEILIPKDLKIYHGADIEEFNQKLEQNTLTPFYYDLMKIISQGTTIYEVNKNDKKKLAEILEFFTIRDYVKVVDK; encoded by the coding sequence GTGGAAAATTATCATAAAAGTAGTCTTCTAGCAATTTTGATTGGAATCTTGCCCTTGATTTTTGAATTAAGCAGCAACATTTGGCAGGGTGACAATGGCTTTTTTATCGTTAGTGCAGCTTATGGCTTAATTCTGCTTTTACTTGTTTTATCAATTAACATTGAAGACTTAGATCAATGGTTTGCAGAAAAGGCACTAAGTTATTTATCTGTTTTTCTAACTTTAACGGCGATTTTGAATAAGGCAAGTATCTTGCCACTAACTGAAATTGGTGCTCTATATCGATTGGCAATCATTGCCTATATGGGAAACTTATATTTTTTAGACCGGCATTTTAATACCAAGAATTTAGTATTATTGTTACTGAATTTGAATGTTTTAGCTCAGCTACCAGTTAGGGCGGCTACAGTCATAATTTTGACTATCTCTGTTTTAACTTTTATTTTCTATTTAATTAGGGTGGCAGTTACTTTTAGCGAACAATTAAGACCGTTTTTACTATGTGTGTATTTAATTGTTTTACTTATATCGCTCGTTTGGTATACGCCTGAATTGCCTGATTTTGTACTAAAAAATCTTTCCTGGAGTATTGAAGTAATTTCTATCTTATTAGGAATAGTTGGGGCAATAATCGATTTAAGACTTAGAAGACATTTAAGCATAAACAGTCATTTGGTTTTAGGGATCCTGATCTTCTTAATTATTAATGAAGGTAGCGTGACTATTACTGAATCTAATGTGATTAACACTAGTTACTTAGTTTTAGTATTTATTTTAACTTTATGTATAGTTAATGTCTTCGGTAATATTGAATTAGATAGAAATAAGCGCAAAATTTCAGTTATAATTCCGGCTCATAATAGTGCTAATACAATTGTTGAGGCATTAGAATCTATTAAAAATCAAACATATCGAGATTGGGAGATAATCTTAATTAATGATGGTTCAAACGATGAAACCGAAACAATTGTTAAGCGCTATTTAGAAAATACCCCTTTATTAGTTAAGTATCATAAGCAAGATCAACATAATTATTTGAATGCGATTAAATATGGGATGAAGTTTGCTCAAGGATCAATAATTTTTGTTTTAGATGCAGACAAAATCTTATTTAATCAAAATGTTTTTTATCGGGCAGCTAGCACGCTTTATGGTGAAAAATGCGATGGGATGTTTGTTGGAATCCGTGCCATGTACCAGCGCTTGAAGGATGGAAAGTTACACTTGGTTAGACCATATTATCGCAATCGACTTAGCTTAGTAAAAACAGCGTTGGGATTTGGACAAAATATTTATACTAATTATGCTTTTTGGCGTAGAGAAGTATTTGAAACTAGTGTCCGTGAGAATTATTTAGTAAATGGGATGCCTTCTTGGTATAATGCTCAAACTAATCTTGGTTTAAGAGTGGTAAATGGAAACTTCGTTGGTTTAAAGTATCGAGTTACTAAAAAGAAGAAAATAGTAGATAAAATGCCTAGTGAAGATCCGATAAAAATATTATCTACTGAATTGAGAACCTTGCACCATATTGCAAGTAAAATCAAAATTCCTGCCTATCGCATACAAGCTGCTGTTTATTATGCATTTAATAAGCTCCATATCGCTTCGCTTTGTCCAATAATTTTTAAGCAAGGTAGGACTTCATTAAAAGAAATTACACCACTACTCGTTGAAATGAGATTTAATGATATTAAATATCCTTACTTACAAACAATTGTTGATTTTAGCAATAATTATAATTCTAAAAAGAAAGCTGAAATATTGATTCCAAAAGATCTTAAAATTTATCATGGAGCAGATATCGAAGAATTTAATCAAAAGCTTGAGCAAAATACGCTAACGCCTTTTTACTATGACTTAATGAAAATAATTAGTCAGGGGACAACTATTTATGAGGTAAATAAAAATGACAAAAAGAAACTGGCGGAAATTTTAGAATTTTTTACTATTCGGGATTATGTAAAAGTTGTGGATAAGTAG
- a CDS encoding rhodanese-like domain-containing protein, with protein MINITTNQLAEILAKDSTINLYDLRTPIEFASGHIPDSHNLPFEELKYFNDPKHETYYFICRSGNLSHHVCQTLKAKGYKHLISVNGGIIKWKGQIQSLN; from the coding sequence ATGATTAACATTACTACAAATCAATTAGCAGAAATCTTAGCAAAAGATTCGACTATTAATTTATACGATCTACGAACACCAATTGAATTTGCATCAGGACACATTCCTGATAGTCATAATCTTCCTTTTGAAGAATTAAAATACTTCAATGATCCCAAGCACGAGACCTACTACTTTATCTGTCGGTCTGGCAATCTTTCTCATCACGTCTGCCAAACTCTAAAAGCTAAAGGCTATAAACATTTAATTAGTGTCAATGGTGGCATCATTAAGTGGAAAGGCCAAATTCAAAGTTTAAATTAA
- the nadE gene encoding ammonia-dependent NAD(+) synthetase has translation MRPLQEKIIAYEHVLPEIDPKEEIRKSINFLKDYLKENPFLKSYVLGISGGQDSTLTGKLCQMAIEEMRKETGDDSYQFIAVRLPYGVQADASDAADAIAFQKPDQDLIVNIKEPVDAMVKVVEATGQKITDFNKGNIKARQRMVVQYAIAGANNGAVVGTDHAAENFSGFYTKYGDGAADLTPLFRLDKRQGKAMLKELGCPKHLYEKAPTADLEEEKPDLPDEVALGVTYKEVDDYLEGKEVSEKAAEQIEKLWKKSEHKRHLPVTIFDDFYKKN, from the coding sequence ATGCGCCCATTACAAGAGAAAATTATTGCTTATGAACATGTATTACCGGAAATTGATCCTAAAGAAGAAATTCGTAAATCAATTAATTTTCTAAAAGACTATTTAAAAGAAAATCCATTTTTAAAGAGCTATGTTTTGGGAATTTCTGGTGGTCAAGATTCAACCTTAACTGGTAAGCTTTGCCAAATGGCAATTGAAGAAATGCGTAAAGAAACTGGTGACGATTCTTACCAATTTATCGCTGTTCGTCTTCCTTATGGCGTTCAAGCTGATGCAAGTGATGCAGCAGACGCAATTGCTTTTCAAAAGCCTGATCAAGATCTAATCGTGAATATTAAGGAGCCAGTTGACGCAATGGTTAAAGTAGTTGAAGCAACTGGTCAAAAGATTACTGACTTTAATAAGGGTAATATTAAGGCACGTCAAAGAATGGTTGTTCAATATGCAATTGCTGGTGCAAATAATGGAGCAGTTGTAGGAACTGATCATGCAGCTGAAAACTTTTCTGGATTTTATACTAAGTATGGTGATGGTGCAGCAGATCTTACTCCACTTTTCCGTCTAGACAAGCGTCAAGGAAAGGCAATGCTCAAGGAACTTGGTTGTCCTAAGCATTTATATGAAAAGGCGCCAACTGCTGACTTAGAAGAAGAAAAGCCAGATTTACCAGATGAAGTAGCTTTAGGCGTAACTTACAAAGAAGTTGATGACTACTTGGAAGGTAAAGAAGTAAGCGAAAAAGCTGCTGAACAAATTGAAAAGTTATGGAAGAAGAGTGAACACAAGCGTCACTTGCCAGTAACTATTTTTGATGATTTTTATAAAAAGAACTAA
- a CDS encoding glycosyltransferase: MKVLHVNAGLEKGGGLSHIVNLLIEAKKQDADFELLTLADGPVAIAAKKAGIKTTILGAKSRYDLTVLKRLTKFINNGNFDIVHTHGARANLFVSMIKKQIKAKWIITVHSDPLKDFEGRGMVGNIFTKLNILALKKADGIFAITQNFSDLLVEKIGIPKTKICVIYNGIFFHENAEIPKKYAHPYFNIINVGRTEKVKGQDLLLKAIKKINDKNVRLHIAGDGSEFNNLRALARDLGISAQVTFHGFLNHKEISKLYQKMDLAVLTSYSESFPLVLLEASDNLVPIMSTDVGDIEKMIPSEKYGFVAKIGNLNDISEKLSQAISSSKENLEKMAEKEKTYLMHAFSMKNQLVAIENYYKLVLGEK; encoded by the coding sequence ATGAAAGTTTTACATGTTAACGCTGGTTTAGAAAAGGGCGGGGGCCTGTCGCATATTGTTAATTTATTAATCGAAGCTAAAAAGCAAGATGCCGATTTTGAGTTGTTAACTTTAGCAGATGGTCCTGTGGCAATCGCTGCTAAAAAAGCAGGAATTAAGACAACGATTTTAGGAGCGAAAAGCCGTTATGACCTAACCGTTTTGAAAAGACTTACTAAATTCATCAATAATGGAAACTTTGATATAGTTCACACTCATGGTGCACGAGCTAATTTATTTGTTTCGATGATTAAAAAGCAAATTAAGGCAAAATGGATTATTACAGTTCATTCTGATCCTTTGAAAGATTTCGAAGGACGAGGAATGGTTGGAAATATTTTTACTAAATTAAATATCCTTGCTTTAAAAAAAGCTGATGGAATTTTCGCAATTACGCAAAATTTCTCTGATCTTTTAGTTGAAAAGATTGGTATTCCAAAGACTAAGATTTGTGTAATTTATAATGGAATCTTTTTCCATGAGAATGCAGAAATTCCTAAAAAATATGCTCATCCCTATTTCAATATTATTAATGTAGGCCGAACTGAGAAAGTTAAGGGACAAGATTTACTGTTAAAAGCAATTAAGAAAATCAATGATAAAAATGTTAGATTACATATTGCTGGTGACGGAAGTGAATTTAACAATTTAAGAGCCTTGGCACGTGACTTAGGAATTAGTGCGCAGGTAACTTTTCATGGCTTTTTGAATCATAAAGAAATTAGCAAATTATATCAAAAGATGGATTTGGCAGTTTTAACCTCATATTCAGAAAGTTTCCCTTTAGTCTTGCTTGAAGCTAGCGATAATTTAGTACCAATTATGTCAACTGATGTAGGTGATATTGAAAAAATGATCCCTAGTGAAAAATATGGCTTTGTTGCAAAAATCGGTAATTTGAATGATATTAGCGAAAAGCTAAGTCAAGCAATTTCAAGTAGTAAAGAAAATCTTGAAAAAATGGCTGAAAAAGAAAAAACATACTTGATGCATGCTTTCTCAATGAAGAATCAGTTGGTAGCTATTGAAAATTATTACAAACTCGTTTTGGGTGAAAAATAG
- a CDS encoding GntR family transcriptional regulator, with translation MQEPMYIKIHNQIKRDIENKKYKVGERIPAERQLALKFNVSRMTLRQAIKTLEDEGILERRLGSGTYVSSQKVQEKMSGIMSFTDITRANGQVPSSKLLSYRVTKPSLSEKEKLKIQDTDNVLRMERVRFADNVPICYEVATIPYKLVSRFSKDEISSSLYQTLEKNGGYKIGSVVENIGAAVANENEARLLSVKKGEPLVTRRQVTELNDHYPFEYVRASYVAERFEFTFEK, from the coding sequence ATGCAAGAACCGATGTATATTAAAATTCACAATCAAATAAAGCGTGATATTGAAAATAAAAAATATAAAGTTGGAGAGCGGATCCCTGCTGAGCGGCAATTAGCCTTAAAATTTAATGTTTCGAGAATGACTTTACGTCAAGCAATTAAAACATTAGAAGATGAAGGAATCTTAGAAAGACGCTTGGGAAGTGGGACTTACGTTTCTAGCCAAAAGGTTCAAGAAAAAATGTCCGGAATCATGAGTTTTACAGATATAACTCGTGCTAATGGTCAAGTTCCTTCTAGCAAATTATTATCATACCGTGTTACTAAGCCGTCTTTATCGGAAAAAGAAAAGCTAAAGATTCAGGATACAGATAATGTTTTAAGAATGGAACGAGTTCGTTTTGCGGATAATGTGCCAATTTGTTACGAAGTAGCTACAATTCCTTACAAACTAGTTTCTCGCTTTTCTAAGGATGAAATTTCAAGTAGCTTATACCAAACGCTTGAGAAAAACGGTGGCTATAAGATTGGTAGTGTGGTTGAAAATATTGGAGCGGCAGTCGCAAATGAAAATGAAGCTCGTTTATTGTCAGTTAAGAAGGGTGAACCACTAGTAACTAGACGTCAAGTTACAGAACTTAATGATCATTATCCTTTTGAATATGTTCGCGCATCTTATGTAGCAGAAAGATTTGAATTTACTTTTGAAAAATAA
- a CDS encoding nicotinate phosphoribosyltransferase: protein MFYPQIDQDDSLILHTDLYEINMMYTYFKKGVSERNSVFEVFFRKEPFGNGYAVNAGLSHVIQYLNNLRFKESDLKYLKETCDYDDDFIDYLRNLKLKLTIRSAREGELVFANEPIMQIEGPLAQAQLVETAILNIINFQTLIATKAARIKVAVGNDGLMEFGSRRAQETDAAIWGTRAAYIGGFDATSNVRAGKLFDIPVAGTHAHSLVEAFNNEYDAFKAYAETHKDCVFLVDTYDTLRSGVPTAIKVAKEMGDKINFQGVRIDSGDMAYISKKVRKQLDDAGFPDAKIYASNDLDEKTIQNLKMQGAKIDVWGIGTKLITAFDQPALGGVYKLVAIEDKDGNMRDTLKISSNAEKVSTPGKKQVWRIQANSEKKNEGDWVSRYDEDPRKFDALFMFHPQYTYINKVVTDYTARPLLHEIFHKGKLIYQEPTLKETKEFAADNLDGLWDEYKRSLNPQDYPVDLSQKLYDNKMNLINNIRNRIVKRGY, encoded by the coding sequence ATGTTTTACCCACAAATTGATCAAGATGATTCGTTAATTCTTCATACAGACTTGTATGAAATTAATATGATGTATACCTATTTTAAAAAGGGTGTAAGTGAAAGAAACTCCGTATTTGAAGTGTTCTTTAGAAAAGAACCTTTTGGCAATGGCTACGCAGTTAATGCTGGTTTAAGTCACGTTATTCAATATTTAAATAATCTTCGCTTTAAAGAAAGTGATCTAAAATATCTTAAAGAAACTTGCGACTACGATGATGACTTTATCGATTACCTACGTAATTTGAAATTGAAGTTAACTATTCGCAGTGCTAGAGAAGGTGAATTGGTTTTTGCCAATGAACCAATTATGCAAATCGAAGGACCATTAGCACAGGCTCAATTAGTTGAGACTGCAATTTTAAATATTATTAATTTCCAAACTTTAATTGCTACTAAAGCAGCAAGAATTAAGGTAGCAGTCGGCAATGATGGCTTGATGGAATTTGGTTCACGTCGTGCTCAAGAAACTGATGCAGCTATTTGGGGAACTCGTGCAGCTTACATTGGTGGTTTTGATGCTACAAGTAATGTTAGAGCAGGAAAGTTATTTGATATTCCTGTTGCTGGAACCCATGCTCACTCATTGGTTGAGGCTTTCAATAATGAATATGATGCCTTTAAGGCATATGCAGAAACACACAAGGATTGTGTATTCTTAGTTGATACTTATGATACCTTAAGAAGTGGTGTTCCGACTGCCATTAAGGTTGCTAAAGAAATGGGTGACAAGATCAACTTCCAAGGCGTTCGTATTGATTCAGGAGATATGGCATATATTTCTAAAAAGGTACGCAAGCAACTGGATGATGCTGGTTTTCCTGATGCAAAGATTTATGCTTCAAATGATTTGGATGAAAAGACCATTCAAAACCTTAAGATGCAAGGCGCAAAAATTGATGTTTGGGGAATTGGTACTAAATTAATTACTGCTTTTGACCAGCCTGCCTTAGGTGGTGTATACAAGTTAGTGGCCATTGAAGATAAGGATGGCAATATGCGTGATACTTTGAAGATTTCTTCAAATGCGGAAAAAGTATCTACTCCAGGTAAAAAGCAAGTTTGGAGAATCCAAGCTAACTCTGAAAAGAAAAATGAAGGTGACTGGGTTTCACGCTATGATGAAGATCCAAGAAAATTTGATGCACTTTTCATGTTCCACCCTCAATATACTTATATCAATAAGGTTGTTACTGACTATACAGCTCGTCCTTTGTTGCACGAAATTTTCCATAAAGGAAAATTAATTTATCAAGAACCTACTCTTAAGGAAACCAAAGAATTTGCTGCAGATAACTTGGATGGCTTATGGGATGAATATAAGCGTAGCTTGAATCCACAAGACTATCCAGTAGATTTATCGCAAAAGCTGTATGACAACAAGATGAACTTGATTAACAACATCCGCAATCGAATTGTGAAAAGAGGATATTAG